A DNA window from Tachysurus vachellii isolate PV-2020 chromosome 20, HZAU_Pvac_v1, whole genome shotgun sequence contains the following coding sequences:
- the LOC132863263 gene encoding cytochrome c oxidase assembly factor 4 homolog, mitochondrial: MTSHSSPLSHERSRPEEENDLVDQLISRSGCSTLHYAIQECMAEHKDWRKCKTQVQEFKDCMMPFQKTRMEQLVKCKDPATENVG, from the coding sequence ATGACATCCCATTCTTCACCCTTGTCCCATGAGCGGAGCAGACCTGAGGAGGAAAATGATCTGGTAGATCAGTTGATCTCTAGGTCAGGCTGTTCTACACTACATTATGCAATTCAGGAGTGCATGGCAGAGCATAAAGACTGGAGGAAATGCAAGACACAGGTTCAGGAGTTTAAAGACTGCATGATGCCTTTCCAGAAAACTCGGATGGAGCAGCTGGTAAAATGTAAAGATCCAGCCACAGAGAATGTTGGATGA